Part of the Methanofollis sp. genome, TGCCGATGACGACCTCCCTGATGAACGCCGGGTTCACCAGGAGGAAGATCGCGAGCGGGGCCCAGGGAAGACGCGGGACCAGGAGACGACCGGTGGCATAGGCCGCCACCGCCGCGGCGCCCGCGATCGTCGGCAGGGCAAGGTTGTACGCCCCCGTCGAGGGGACGCCCGCCGTGACCCCGAGGACGCCCGCGATCCAGTAGCCGAGATAATAGTAGACGTCGAGAGTCCCGCCGGCAAACCAGGGGTCCATGGGCGGCACGACCGGTTCACGCATGACCGAGGCGAGGAAGGCGTGGTCCATGAACTTCTCGGCAAAGGAGATGGACGGAGTGACGAACCGTGCGGAGAGCATCGCGGCGAAGAAGGTCAGGAAAACGGCGTCCCAGATCAGGGCCGACCGCAGGGCCTCCCGCGTGTACTCGCGCCTGTATACCGCGTACGCAGCGAGGACGACGAAAGGTACCAGCGCCGTCTGCACCGGAAGCCCCGCGAGGGCGGCGTACCACGAGACGGCCCCGTAGATGAGGACCGACGCCGGGTATGCGACAGGTGCGGCATACTCGCCGAGCGCCCCGGCAAGGCGGGGCCAGAGGGCGACCTGGAGAAACTTGACCAGCACGAGCCAGGAGAGGACCATCAGGACCTGCGCCTCAGGGCTCACGCAGCTCCTCCCGGGAAAGGCCCTCCGAGAAGGAGCGCTTCATCAGGGAGACCGACCAGTCGCCGAAGTAGTAGAGGGACGCGATGCCGCCGACCAGGGTGACGCCGTTTTTGATCAGGTGGTCGATGACCGCGATCACCGTCGCCGTCGCCGGGGCCATGCCCGCGAGTTCGAAGGTGACGGCAAGGGCGAACTCGTAGGTGCCGACGCCGCCGGGCGTGATCGGGACGGCCTTCACCAGGTTGCCGACGACCACCGCAAGGACGATGATCGGGAAAGGTATCCACTCCCCGAACATCAGGACGACGATGGCGCAGACCGCGATGTCCACGAGCCAGATCGCGATGGACGAGGCGCCCAGGATGAGGACAGCCTGGAGGTTGAGGGAGGCCGCCCTGATCTCCGCGAGCATGCGGTAGACGACGGCCAGGATCCGGTTCTCCGAGTGCCGGTCGCCCACGAACCAGAGGAAGAGGGCGAAGGCGATCCCCCCCACGATCGGGACAGCGATCAGGGGCAGGAACCAGTCGGGCACGTCGAGGACGAAGGGCAGGGCGATCAGGCCGAGGACAGCGACGGTCACGACATCGAAGACCCGCTCGACGATGATGGACGAGAATCCCTGGGAATAGGTGGCCAGCTTCTCGTGCTTCAGGATAAAGAGACGCACAAGGTCGCCGAGGCGCGCCGGCACGATCAGGTTCGCCGTCTGGGAGAGGAAGATGCAGGCCGTCGAGAAGATAAGGCCCACCCTGACGGTGAGCCCCCCCAGGACCGCCCGGTACCGCCAGCCACGCAGGAACCAGGCGGCCGTGCAGACGACGACGGCCGCCGCAAGGTACAGCGGGTCGGCGCTGGCGATCGTCATCACAAGGTCGTCCCAGACCCGCCAGAGCATGTACGCCAGGATTCCGACCGCGATGACGGTCGGAATGACAACCGCACTAATTTTTCGCCACATGGATCTGCCACCAGAGCCCGAGGATCTGCGAGCCCATCGAGAAGACGTCCTTGAACCGGACAGTCGTCCCTGGCCCCTGCCGCCAGACCACAGGGAACTCTTTCACCACATAGCCTTTGCGCTGCCCCCGCACGAGCACCTCGGTGTCCCAGAACCAGTGCGGCGCCTGCACCCCGGGGACGAGGGCGAGGATCGTCTCCCGCCTGAAGGCCTTGAAGCCGCACTGGTGGTCGTGGAGACGGCTCCCGAGGACCGTCCTCACC contains:
- a CDS encoding lysylphosphatidylglycerol synthase transmembrane domain-containing protein — its product is MWRKISAVVIPTVIAVGILAYMLWRVWDDLVMTIASADPLYLAAAVVVCTAAWFLRGWRYRAVLGGLTVRVGLIFSTACIFLSQTANLIVPARLGDLVRLFILKHEKLATYSQGFSSIIVERVFDVVTVAVLGLIALPFVLDVPDWFLPLIAVPIVGGIAFALFLWFVGDRHSENRILAVVYRMLAEIRAASLNLQAVLILGASSIAIWLVDIAVCAIVVLMFGEWIPFPIIVLAVVVGNLVKAVPITPGGVGTYEFALAVTFELAGMAPATATVIAVIDHLIKNGVTLVGGIASLYYFGDWSVSLMKRSFSEGLSREELREP